Proteins co-encoded in one Candidatus Nomurabacteria bacterium genomic window:
- a CDS encoding S1 RNA-binding domain-containing protein has translation MFGFGKSSDSAAVASGVMDKVLAETPAAPKDGEIVSGVVSAIGRARVYIDVTPFGTGLIYGREYMNARDILRKVNVGDSIDAKVVTTDNEDGYIELSLKEARQALIWADAEAAVKNATVLSLEVKEANKGGLIIDWQGIQGFLPASQLSAENYPRVTDGDKDKILTALNELVGKHLSVVMITADPKEHKLIFSEKGLEEKQEKEEKVNKYEVGNVVEGEVTGAVDFGVFVKLEPGLEGLVHISELDWGLVEDTKALYKVGDKVSVKVIEVKDDKISLSIKQLKENPWVTAGKKYQKDQVVDAVVIKYNKHGALASIEEGVAGLVHVSEFETEEKLKAALSLGNVYKFKITLFEPSEQKMTLSFKEGNA, from the coding sequence ATGTTTGGATTTGGAAAATCCAGCGACAGCGCTGCTGTCGCTTCAGGTGTGATGGACAAGGTTTTGGCCGAAACACCAGCTGCTCCAAAGGATGGAGAAATCGTATCAGGTGTCGTATCAGCGATTGGACGCGCTCGCGTGTACATCGACGTTACCCCATTTGGTACTGGTCTTATTTATGGTCGTGAATACATGAACGCCCGCGATATTCTTCGCAAGGTGAATGTAGGCGACAGCATCGACGCTAAGGTAGTAACTACCGACAACGAAGATGGCTACATTGAGCTCTCACTCAAGGAAGCTCGTCAGGCACTCATCTGGGCTGATGCCGAAGCAGCTGTTAAGAACGCTACTGTTCTTAGCCTCGAGGTGAAGGAAGCCAACAAAGGCGGTCTTATCATCGACTGGCAGGGCATCCAGGGATTCCTCCCTGCATCACAGCTTTCAGCTGAAAATTACCCACGCGTTACTGATGGCGACAAGGACAAGATCCTTACTGCGCTCAACGAACTCGTTGGTAAGCACCTTTCAGTAGTAATGATCACGGCTGATCCTAAAGAACACAAGCTTATCTTCTCTGAGAAGGGGCTTGAAGAAAAGCAGGAAAAGGAAGAGAAGGTAAACAAGTACGAAGTTGGTAACGTCGTAGAAGGTGAAGTTACTGGCGCTGTAGACTTTGGTGTATTCGTTAAGCTCGAACCAGGTCTTGAAGGTCTCGTACACATCTCTGAACTCGACTGGGGTCTCGTAGAAGACACCAAGGCGCTCTACAAGGTGGGTGATAAGGTAAGCGTAAAGGTGATTGAAGTGAAGGATGACAAGATCTCACTCTCAATCAAGCAGCTTAAAGAAAACCCATGGGTAACAGCTGGTAAGAAGTACCAGAAGGACCAGGTAGTAGACGCAGTTGTGATTAAGTACAACAAGCACGGTGCACTTGCATCAATCGAAGAAGGTGTAGCAGGTCTCGTTCACGTTTCAGAATTTGAAACTGAAGAGAAGCTCAAGGCTGCTCTTTCACTCGGTAATGTCTACAAGTTCAAGATTACGCTCTTCGAGCCATCTGAACAGAAGATGACCCTTTCATTCAAGGAAGGCAACGCGTAA
- the ybeY gene encoding rRNA maturation RNase YbeY, protein METFSVQSTVKTYPAKLPYEEIKNKILGKKYELSLMFVGKARAAALNISYRKKTYTPNVLSFPLDEQTGEIFICPKVADKEAHKFDLSKEGYVAFLFIHGCLHLKGHDHGDTMDTLERKFLKAFNIS, encoded by the coding sequence ATGGAAACGTTTTCAGTTCAGAGCACCGTCAAAACCTACCCTGCCAAACTACCGTATGAGGAGATAAAAAATAAAATTCTTGGCAAAAAATACGAGCTGTCGCTTATGTTTGTTGGAAAGGCCCGTGCTGCTGCACTTAATATTTCCTACCGAAAGAAAACCTATACCCCCAACGTTCTTTCGTTCCCCCTCGATGAGCAAACTGGCGAAATCTTCATCTGCCCTAAAGTAGCCGATAAAGAAGCTCATAAATTTGATCTCTCGAAGGAGGGATACGTTGCTTTTCTATTTATCCACGGCTGCCTCCATTTGAAAGGCCATGACCATGGCGATACAATGGATACACTCGAGCGTAAGTTCCTTAAAGCGTTCAATATTTCATAG
- a CDS encoding MBL fold metallo-hydrolase, with product MVITYHGGQCFKVSFGDTTLAFNPISKKSKLSPVKFGSDAAFVSLWHEDFNGVDQVAHGAKQPFVVDGPGEYEIGQVVAHGFGVKTMYDKEEAYNTIFQVKLEDINMVFLGALSEPEIDPKILSEFGDIDILFVPIGGGDVLEAPQASKLGVKLEAKLVIPMHYNDTALKAFLKEESKDGLKPVDKLTVKKKDVQAMSGDVVVLKA from the coding sequence ATGGTCATTACATATCACGGTGGTCAGTGTTTTAAAGTTTCGTTTGGTGACACGACCTTGGCTTTTAACCCAATTTCCAAAAAATCCAAACTTAGTCCAGTTAAGTTCGGTTCAGACGCTGCCTTTGTGTCGCTCTGGCACGAGGATTTTAATGGTGTAGATCAAGTAGCCCATGGTGCTAAGCAGCCGTTTGTGGTTGATGGTCCGGGTGAATACGAAATCGGCCAAGTAGTAGCGCATGGTTTTGGCGTCAAAACTATGTATGATAAGGAAGAAGCGTACAATACGATTTTTCAAGTAAAGCTCGAGGATATCAATATGGTATTTCTTGGTGCGCTCAGCGAGCCAGAGATTGACCCAAAGATTCTGAGTGAATTTGGTGATATTGATATTCTTTTTGTCCCAATTGGCGGCGGTGATGTGCTTGAGGCGCCACAGGCGTCTAAGCTTGGTGTGAAGCTCGAAGCGAAGCTGGTGATTCCAATGCACTACAATGACACAGCGCTTAAAGCTTTTCTTAAGGAAGAAAGCAAGGACGGATTAAAGCCAGTAGATAAACTCACTGTCAAAAAGAAGGACGTTCAGGCAATGTCTGGTGATGTGGTGGTATTAAAGGCATAG
- the ftsZ gene encoding cell division protein FtsZ — translation MEQIRSDVESFARIRVVGVGGSGGNAVNHMVASKVKGVEFIAINSDAQDLHHSLAKKKIHIGKNLTRGLGAGGNPDMGRRAAEETREEINNSIKGSDMIFITGGMGGGTGTGAAPVVAKIARDSGALTVGVVTKPFLFEGQERMRLALQGIEELKQEVDALIIIPNDRLLAIVDKETTVRNAFEQCDNILKQAVEGISDLITMPGIINVDFADIRSVMENAGSALMGVGVSSGEKRAEEAARAAINSPLLEVSITGAKGVLFAIAGGDDLGMLEIQDAARVITESIDPQARVIFGAIKDEKLKKNELKVTVIATGFPEESDGSGSYSIARRAPSAPEPRAREEEKEEEDSEPVRGRIFNSLPKREAPKVDVAPTPATKAEPTPAPKRDPKPIDAADDDDDDDWGAVPAFLRRSKLK, via the coding sequence ATGGAACAAATTAGATCAGACGTAGAGTCATTCGCACGCATTCGCGTAGTTGGTGTCGGCGGCTCAGGCGGCAACGCCGTGAATCACATGGTGGCATCGAAAGTGAAAGGTGTTGAATTTATTGCAATAAACAGCGACGCTCAGGACCTGCATCATTCGCTTGCTAAGAAAAAAATTCACATCGGCAAGAATTTGACTCGTGGCCTCGGCGCTGGCGGAAATCCAGACATGGGGCGGCGTGCAGCGGAAGAAACCCGTGAGGAAATCAATAACTCAATCAAGGGTTCAGACATGATCTTCATTACTGGGGGTATGGGTGGCGGCACCGGTACCGGAGCAGCACCCGTAGTCGCCAAGATTGCTCGCGACAGCGGAGCACTCACTGTTGGCGTAGTCACCAAACCATTTCTGTTTGAAGGACAAGAGCGTATGCGTCTTGCCCTTCAAGGTATTGAAGAGCTAAAGCAAGAAGTAGACGCACTTATCATTATTCCAAACGATCGTTTGCTAGCGATTGTTGATAAGGAGACTACAGTGAGAAATGCGTTTGAGCAGTGCGACAACATTCTAAAGCAAGCGGTAGAAGGCATCTCAGACCTCATCACCATGCCAGGTATCATCAACGTTGACTTTGCTGACATTCGTTCTGTTATGGAAAATGCCGGATCAGCACTGATGGGCGTCGGTGTATCATCTGGAGAAAAGCGAGCTGAAGAAGCTGCTCGCGCGGCTATCAACTCTCCTCTCCTTGAAGTGTCAATCACTGGAGCAAAGGGTGTTCTCTTTGCTATCGCTGGCGGAGATGACCTAGGAATGCTCGAAATTCAAGATGCTGCTCGTGTAATTACTGAATCAATCGATCCACAAGCTCGCGTTATTTTTGGTGCTATCAAGGATGAAAAACTAAAAAAGAATGAGCTCAAGGTTACGGTGATCGCAACCGGATTCCCTGAAGAATCAGACGGTAGCGGTAGTTATAGTATTGCGCGACGTGCTCCAAGCGCTCCTGAGCCACGAGCACGAGAAGAAGAAAAGGAAGAGGAAGACAGCGAACCTGTTCGTGGCCGCATCTTTAATTCCCTTCCAAAGCGGGAGGCGCCGAAAGTAGACGTTGCTCCTACACCCGCAACCAAAGCAGAGCCTACTCCTGCTCCAAAACGAGATCCAAAGCCAATTGATGCAGCAGACGATGACGATGACGATGACTGGGGTGCAGTACCAGCTTTCCTTCGCCGTTCAAAACTTAAATAA
- a CDS encoding 30S ribosomal protein S21: MATNVEVEKNNNESSANVIRRFTKRVQGAGIIPKVRGGRYFTRTKSKNVQRTAKLKKLEKREVYEKLVKLGKVQEFRGRRR, translated from the coding sequence ATGGCAACCAATGTTGAAGTAGAAAAGAATAATAACGAGAGCAGCGCCAATGTCATCCGTCGCTTCACAAAGCGCGTACAAGGGGCTGGGATCATTCCGAAGGTACGCGGTGGCCGATATTTCACTCGTACTAAAAGCAAGAACGTACAACGCACTGCTAAGCTTAAGAAGCTTGAAAAGCGCGAAGTGTACGAGAAGCTCGTAAAGCTCGGAAAGGTACAAGAATTTCGTGGACGTCGTCGATAA
- a CDS encoding cell division protein FtsA, which translates to MTDHIITGIDVGTYHVKVAVARLPKKGSGVMKPEIIGTGLAESRGLKNGYILQENEVARSIKSALAQAEKNAGITIKRAHVAIGSIGLEEIYSHGEIIPSRADSEIVTSDLDKVMADSEERIMDHIPNRRILHSIPLRYLIDNTEVLGRPQGLKGTKLEVDSLFITTFEQHVNDLIATIESLGVYVEDVIASPLAASFVMLSKAQKRAGCILANIGSETTSIVVFEDSTPISLKIFPTGSSDITNDIALGLRIPLEDAEKIKRGAMTSATFSKKKLDEIVQDRLKNIFSLIDNHLKKIKRDGLLPAGIILTGGGASVSNTTEIAKQSLELPARIATLDIGKSTKLRDASWAVAYGLCMWGASDTEESSTIGIVKHTKRNILSWLSQFLP; encoded by the coding sequence ATGACTGATCACATCATCACCGGTATCGACGTAGGCACCTACCACGTAAAAGTGGCGGTTGCTCGCCTGCCCAAAAAAGGTTCCGGGGTGATGAAGCCCGAAATCATCGGCACCGGACTCGCCGAGAGTCGAGGTCTCAAAAATGGTTACATCCTTCAGGAAAATGAAGTGGCGCGTAGTATCAAAAGTGCGCTCGCACAGGCAGAGAAAAACGCTGGTATTACTATCAAGCGTGCCCACGTAGCCATCGGCAGCATTGGGCTAGAGGAAATCTATTCACATGGTGAAATTATCCCCTCTCGAGCTGACTCTGAGATTGTCACCTCAGACCTCGACAAAGTCATGGCTGATAGCGAGGAGCGCATCATGGATCACATCCCCAATCGTCGCATTCTCCACAGCATTCCACTGCGTTACCTTATTGACAACACTGAAGTGCTTGGTCGCCCGCAAGGTCTCAAGGGAACCAAACTTGAAGTCGACAGCCTTTTCATCACTACTTTTGAGCAGCACGTGAATGATCTCATTGCGACAATCGAAAGTCTTGGTGTGTACGTTGAAGATGTTATTGCTTCTCCGCTAGCAGCCAGCTTTGTCATGCTCTCCAAAGCACAAAAGCGGGCTGGTTGCATCTTGGCAAATATCGGCTCTGAAACAACTTCGATTGTTGTTTTTGAAGATTCCACGCCAATCTCACTCAAAATATTTCCTACTGGATCAAGCGACATCACCAACGACATTGCCCTTGGCCTCAGAATCCCACTCGAAGATGCTGAGAAAATTAAACGCGGCGCTATGACGAGTGCAACTTTTTCAAAAAAGAAGCTGGACGAAATTGTACAGGACCGACTCAAAAATATTTTTAGCCTCATTGATAATCACTTAAAAAAAATTAAGCGTGATGGACTTCTACCCGCTGGTATTATTCTTACTGGCGGAGGAGCAAGCGTGAGCAACACCACTGAGATTGCCAAACAGTCACTTGAACTCCCAGCCCGTATCGCTACTCTCGATATTGGCAAAAGCACCAAACTCCGTGACGCTTCCTGGGCAGTTGCCTACGGCCTCTGCATGTGGGGAGCAAGTGATACTGAGGAAAGCTCAACCATTGGCATAGTGAAACACACCAAGCGAAATATCCTTTCCTGGCTTAGCCAATTCCTCCCATAA
- the lepB gene encoding signal peptidase I, with protein sequence MSDFSHQEPPIDTSHNENVEAEHKEHPLTEIVRFSIIAILIVIPIRMFIAQPFIVSGASMENTFHSGEYIIVDQISYYLHQPARGDVVIFRYPRDPSKFFIKRIIGVPGDKIDIANAVVTITNAEHPEGFIIDEPYIKSMAPTDALTETLGDREYFVMGDNRDNSSDSRAWGVLQEERIVGRAFLRLFPPSEFNYLPGSVTITEELTDPKTYIN encoded by the coding sequence ATGTCAGATTTTTCACACCAAGAACCTCCAATTGACACTTCTCACAATGAGAATGTTGAAGCTGAACATAAAGAGCACCCACTCACCGAAATCGTTCGCTTTTCCATCATAGCGATTTTAATTGTCATCCCAATTCGCATGTTTATCGCACAGCCGTTTATCGTGTCTGGCGCGTCCATGGAGAACACCTTCCACAGTGGTGAATACATTATTGTTGATCAAATAAGCTACTACCTGCATCAGCCCGCACGCGGAGACGTGGTTATTTTTCGCTATCCGCGCGACCCTTCAAAATTCTTTATCAAGCGCATTATAGGAGTGCCTGGAGACAAGATTGACATAGCAAACGCTGTGGTAACCATCACCAACGCCGAACACCCAGAAGGCTTCATTATTGATGAGCCATATATCAAATCAATGGCTCCAACTGACGCGCTAACCGAAACCCTCGGTGACCGTGAATATTTTGTAATGGGAGACAACCGTGACAACAGCTCAGACTCCAGAGCTTGGGGTGTTCTGCAAGAAGAACGCATTGTTGGCCGCGCATTCCTTCGGCTCTTTCCACCTAGCGAATTCAATTATTTACCTGGCTCTGTCACTATTACCGAAGAGTTGACCGACCCTAAGACGTATATCAATTAA
- a CDS encoding FAD-dependent oxidoreductase produces the protein MYDLLIIGGGPAGTAAGVYASRKQLKTLFVTKEWGGQSTVSTDIQNWIGTPSISGNDLAKNLKTHLETYAGEHVSIIGDQTVSGLTKTDGGYEATLSDGSTHHTKAVLICAGSQRRKLGVPGADTFEHKGLTYCASCDGPVFAGQDVVVIGGGNAGFETAAQLLAYTKSVTLLQYSDAFKADPVTVEKVLAHENMTGILNAETVSVDGDTFVNGITYKNTKTGEEKTIPVTGIFVEIGMVPNTAFASGLVELDNYKRIVIDPWTQKTSAPNIWAAGDCTNVHYHQNNIAAGDAVRALEDIYVTLKAK, from the coding sequence ATGTACGACTTACTCATCATTGGTGGAGGACCAGCTGGAACCGCAGCCGGTGTCTATGCTTCTCGTAAGCAACTTAAGACGCTTTTTGTTACTAAAGAATGGGGTGGCCAAAGCACCGTCTCAACTGATATCCAAAACTGGATTGGTACGCCCTCTATAAGCGGTAACGACCTCGCTAAAAATCTAAAGACTCACCTTGAAACCTACGCGGGCGAACACGTGAGCATTATTGGTGATCAAACAGTAAGTGGGCTCACCAAAACAGACGGTGGTTATGAAGCAACCCTCAGCGACGGCAGCACACATCACACGAAAGCAGTTTTGATTTGTGCCGGTTCACAACGGCGCAAACTTGGAGTGCCTGGTGCCGACACCTTTGAGCATAAAGGACTCACCTACTGTGCCAGCTGTGACGGCCCAGTATTTGCCGGACAAGATGTGGTAGTCATTGGTGGTGGCAACGCTGGCTTTGAAACAGCCGCACAACTCCTTGCCTACACCAAAAGTGTCACGCTCCTGCAGTACAGCGACGCGTTCAAGGCTGATCCGGTTACGGTAGAAAAAGTACTGGCACATGAGAACATGACAGGAATTCTTAACGCAGAAACAGTATCAGTAGACGGTGATACGTTTGTGAACGGCATCACTTACAAAAACACCAAGACCGGCGAAGAAAAAACTATTCCAGTCACGGGTATTTTTGTTGAAATCGGCATGGTACCAAACACAGCCTTCGCTTCTGGACTTGTTGAACTCGACAACTACAAACGCATCGTGATTGATCCGTGGACACAGAAAACATCAGCTCCAAATATCTGGGCGGCTGGCGACTGCACTAATGTGCATTATCACCAAAACAACATCGCGGCTGGCGATGCTGTACGTGCTCTCGAAGACATCTACGTGACACTGAAAGCTAAATAG
- a CDS encoding aminoacyl-tRNA hydrolase, whose product MHYIVPLGNPGDKYQDTRHNVGWQAIDFCIGAWRLPSLVESGGLSGRLTEGVVQGGEVTILYPTTFMNNSGSAVQKLVPKGATGQLIVIHDDVDLPLGEIKVTQGKGAGGNNGVSSIIEKLGSKDFVRVRIGIAPKSFWTGKTKRPTGGGPLERFVLKAFTSSEQKQLVEVFPQVQRAIETIVADGVTKAMNQCN is encoded by the coding sequence ATGCACTATATAGTCCCACTCGGTAATCCAGGCGATAAGTATCAAGACACTCGCCATAATGTCGGTTGGCAAGCGATAGATTTTTGTATTGGTGCTTGGCGTTTGCCGTCTTTGGTGGAGTCGGGTGGACTGTCAGGACGTCTTACCGAAGGGGTGGTGCAAGGTGGCGAAGTAACGATTCTCTATCCAACCACCTTTATGAATAATTCTGGCAGCGCTGTGCAGAAGTTGGTACCGAAAGGTGCGACAGGACAGCTGATTGTGATACATGATGACGTTGATTTGCCGCTTGGTGAAATAAAAGTTACGCAAGGGAAGGGGGCCGGTGGCAATAACGGGGTGTCGTCGATTATTGAAAAGCTTGGCTCGAAGGATTTTGTGCGGGTGCGCATCGGGATTGCGCCAAAGAGTTTTTGGACTGGGAAGACGAAGCGGCCCACTGGAGGCGGCCCACTGGAGCGCTTTGTGCTTAAAGCGTTTACAAGTAGCGAACAAAAGCAGTTGGTAGAAGTGTTTCCACAAGTGCAGCGGGCGATTGAGACCATTGTGGCTGACGGTGTGACGAAGGCGATGAATCAGTGTAATTAA
- a CDS encoding Nramp family divalent metal transporter, producing MKRLLHSWNFLTNRQLWMFAGSGLIVSVAYIDPGNWGTNIGAGSTFNYDLLWVIWMASGMAMLFQYLSGKLGIAGHSLPDLVRNKLQKKWQIISYWILAELAILATDLAEFLGIVVALQLLFDIPMIYGTFIAIADVLIFFFFFGENLRRFERAFVFFVGLIGFSFLYEVIVAAPDMTEIIKHSVQPILNKETIILIVGIIGATVMPHALFVHSWLIKKKMERFLHLSIRQASRYHLFDNILFLFLAGIINAAMLIMAAAAFFGLDTPVATLEGAYATLTPLFGPMASTVFGAALLSAGIASSITGTLAGQAIMDSLTDFKLSLFVRRVITRVINVIPLTVAILLGWDPLNLLVYSQVVLSLLIPLPLIPIIYFSSKRDVLGEITNKKVTTNIAWLCGLAIICLNIYLLYAFFILGESL from the coding sequence ATGAAACGTCTACTTCATTCTTGGAATTTTCTTACTAATCGGCAACTCTGGATGTTTGCCGGCTCTGGTCTCATAGTGAGCGTTGCCTACATTGACCCAGGCAATTGGGGGACCAATATCGGCGCTGGCTCCACATTTAACTACGACCTGCTTTGGGTAATCTGGATGGCTAGCGGCATGGCCATGCTCTTTCAATACCTCTCTGGTAAACTTGGCATCGCTGGACACTCGCTTCCCGACCTAGTACGAAACAAGCTACAGAAAAAATGGCAAATCATCAGCTACTGGATACTGGCAGAACTAGCTATCTTGGCAACAGACCTAGCTGAATTCCTCGGCATTGTAGTTGCACTACAGTTACTTTTTGATATTCCAATGATTTACGGCACATTCATCGCGATTGCGGATGTGCTAATCTTCTTTTTCTTTTTCGGAGAAAATCTGCGACGATTCGAGCGAGCATTTGTATTCTTTGTTGGGCTGATTGGCTTCTCTTTCCTGTATGAAGTAATCGTAGCCGCGCCAGACATGACTGAGATCATAAAGCACTCGGTACAACCAATTCTGAATAAGGAGACTATTATTCTAATAGTGGGGATTATTGGTGCTACAGTTATGCCACATGCTTTGTTTGTACATTCATGGCTCATCAAAAAGAAGATGGAGCGCTTCCTGCACTTAAGCATCAGACAAGCTTCACGGTATCACCTTTTTGACAACATACTGTTCCTGTTCTTGGCTGGCATTATCAACGCGGCCATGCTTATTATGGCAGCCGCAGCTTTCTTTGGCCTTGACACCCCAGTAGCTACGCTAGAAGGAGCTTACGCAACCCTTACTCCACTATTTGGCCCAATGGCATCCACCGTTTTCGGAGCAGCACTTCTTTCTGCGGGCATTGCCTCATCGATTACTGGAACATTGGCAGGTCAGGCAATCATGGATAGTCTCACAGACTTTAAGCTTAGCCTCTTCGTACGACGAGTCATCACCCGAGTCATCAATGTTATTCCACTCACCGTGGCGATTCTACTTGGCTGGGATCCATTAAACCTTCTGGTATATAGTCAGGTTGTACTCAGCTTGCTCATTCCACTACCTCTGATACCAATCATCTACTTTTCATCAAAGCGAGACGTCTTGGGTGAAATTACTAACAAAAAAGTCACGACCAACATTGCCTGGCTGTGCGGACTGGCCATTATTTGTCTAAATATCTACCTACTATACGCTTTCTTTATCCTAGGAGAATCACTCTAG